Within Caulobacter segnis, the genomic segment GCGCGCCGTCGCCGCCGGCCTGGTCACCGAGGACTGTATCCAGGCCGAGATCGGCGAGGTGCTGGCCGGCATGCGTCCGGGCCGCCAGTCGGCCTCGGAGATCACCATCTACAAGTCGATCGGCCATGCCGTGCAGGACCTGGCGGCGACGGCTTACCTGTACGAGCAAAGCTGATGACCCTGGCGCAACGTCTTGGCGGCCTGGCCGCGGCCCTCCTGTCGAGCGCTTCGGGCGTGGCCCTGGCCAACCCATCGCTGGCGGTGCTGCTGAAGCCCAGCCACATGGACGAGGCCAAGGGGCAGGGCACCCTCGAGGTCGAGCTGCGCTTTTCGGAGCTGCCCGCCAAGGCCGGCGCACCGCTGCTGACCTTGCCGCTCGTCATCGCCAACACCGCCACCGTCGCCGAGACCCTGACGAGGCTTACGGCGACCGACGCCGAGGGCGAGATCCCGCTGGCCGTGCAGGATGATCCCGCCAGAGGCCTGGTCTGGTCGCGCCACTGGCTGGCCGGTCGCGCCACCCGCGGGGCGGTGGTGGTTCGCTACACCGCGCCGGTCGACAATACCCCGCCCAAGCGCGGCTCGGGCCCGCCCTATGCTTTGCGCACCGAGGGCGGCGGCGTTTCGGGCGTCGGCAACACCTTCATCCTGCTGCCGGAGGAAGAGAAGACAGTCCGGAAGATCACCCTGCGCTGGGACCTCGCGGCGCTGCCCAAGGGCTCGACCGCGACCTCCAGCTTCGGCGAAGGCGATGTCGCCCTGCCGGATGGTCCCGCCGACCAGCTGGCCTCGACCGTGTTCATGGCCGGCCCGATGAAGCGCGAGCCAGCGGCCGTGTCGCCCACGGGCTTCTCGTCGGCCTGGATGGGGCAGCCGCCGTTCGACTCCGCGCCGCTGATGGCCTGGACCAACCGCCTGCACGGCTGGATGAGCGGTTTCTTCCAGGACAAAAGTGTCCCGCCCTACCGGGTGTTCCTGCGCTACAATCCGATCAACGCGGGCGGCGGCACGGCCCTGACCCGGTCTTTCCTGACCACCTATGGCGCGGCCACCAAGGGCGACAGCCTGAAGGGCACGCTCTCGCATGAGATGGTCCACACCTGGACGGACTCGAACGCCGGCCAGTGGTACGGCGAGGGCGTGGCGGTCCACTATCAAGGCCTGCTGCCGTTCCGCGCCGGCCTGCTGTCGCCCGAGGCGTTCCTGGAAGATCTCAACGACACCGCGCGCCGTTACTACGCCAATCCGCTGAACGACACGCCTGACCAGGAGATCGCGCCGCGCTTCTGGGAGGACACGCGTATCCGTGTGCTGCCCTATGACCGGGGGGGGCTCTATTTCGCGGTGCTGGACGGCCGCATCCGCCGCGCGACCGCCCGCAAGCGCTCGGTCGACGACCTCGTGCTGGAGATGAATCGTCGCTACGCCGCCGGCCAGAGCACCGACGACGCGGCCTGGATCGAACTGGTCGTGAAAGACCTGGGCGAGGACGGCCGCAAGCTGCACCAGGCCATGCTGTCCGGCGGCCTGATGCTGCCCGAGCCGGATGACTTCGGTCCGTGCTTCACCCGAACGACGGCTAAAGCCCGTCGCTTTGAACTGGGCTTCGAGCCCAAGTCGTTGGTCGGGACCACCAAGACCATCCGGGGTCTGATCCCGGGCTCGGAGGCCGCCAAGGCCGGGCTGAAGGACAGCGACGTCGTCACCTACGCTGTGGCTCTGGACGGTGTGCAGGGCGATCCGGCCGCCGCCCTGACGCTGAAGGTCACCCGTGATGGCAAGACCTTCCCGCTGACCTATCTGCCGCGTGGCGAGGCGGTCTCGGTGTACCAGTGGATGCGTAAGCCGGGGACGGAGAGCCTGAAATGCGTCTACTGACCGCCGCCATCCTGGCCGCCTTGCTGGCTGGATCCGCGTCCGCCCAGACCCAGGCGACCGTGAGGAACGGCTTCTCGCTGGCGGTGACCGGCGACCTAATCGGGCCCGAGAAGCCGATCACCGGCCATGGCGATCCGGGCACGCTGCGGATCCAGAAGCTGCTGTCGAGCGCCGACGCCGCGTTCGGCAATCAGGAAGGCGCGATCTTCGATCTCGACAGGTTCCCGGGCTATCCGGCGGCGCAAAACGGTGGCGGTACGCCGATAAACGACGCGGCCGTGGCCTTCGACCTGAAGGCCATGGGCTTCAAGATCATGTCGATGGCCAACAACCACGCCACGGACTTCGGGGTCGATGGCATGCTCGAGACCCAGCGCTCGCTGGACGCCGCCGGCGTGGTCCACGCCGGCACGGGCGACAGCCTGACGGCGGCGCGCGAGCCGGCCTACGCCAACACGCCGAAGGGCACGGTCGCCCTGGTCTCGTTCGCCGGCACCTATACCGATATCTCCCTGGCCGCCGACGCCAATCCGGCGCGAGGCTTCCGCGCTCGCCCGGGCCTTAGCCCGCTGCGCTCACGCGAGCTGCAATTGGTGACGCCGGAGCAGATGGCCACCCTGCGCGCCATCGCCGCGCGCTCGGAGACGCCCGACGCCGCCAAGAACCCCGAGGTCTTCACCGCCGCCAAGACCGGTGAGGAGCTGACCATCGGCCGCACGACCTTCCGCGTCGAGGATCGGTCGGGCTTGAGCTACGACGTCAATGCCGATGATCGCGCCGCCGCCCTGGCCAGCGTCAGGGAAGCGCGCGGCAAGGCCGACCTGGTGGTGTTCTCGATCCACGCCCACGAGACGGCCTCGTCCGATCCGGAGGACGTCCGCCCGGCCGACTACATGACACCGCTCTTC encodes:
- a CDS encoding CapA family protein, which produces MRLLTAAILAALLAGSASAQTQATVRNGFSLAVTGDLIGPEKPITGHGDPGTLRIQKLLSSADAAFGNQEGAIFDLDRFPGYPAAQNGGGTPINDAAVAFDLKAMGFKIMSMANNHATDFGVDGMLETQRSLDAAGVVHAGTGDSLTAAREPAYANTPKGTVALVSFAGTYTDISLAADANPARGFRARPGLSPLRSRELQLVTPEQMATLRAIAARSETPDAAKNPEVFTAAKTGEELTIGRTTFRVEDRSGLSYDVNADDRAAALASVREARGKADLVVFSIHAHETASSDPEDVRPADYMTPLFHALVDAGADAIVRHGPHALLGIEIYKGRPIFYGMGSLMFQVGDKHRQFRGFTLPEAWYDGAVAVSEYQNGRVAVIRIHPFVQNLEDDRLIGTPRSPSHEEARRILNRIQAASVQFGTKIDIEGDTGVIRVAAK